A single window of Prionailurus viverrinus isolate Anna chromosome F1, UM_Priviv_1.0, whole genome shotgun sequence DNA harbors:
- the NAXE gene encoding NAD(P)H-hydrate epimerase, protein MRALRALLGFGLLAAGSHLQRVRGPVGVCRARPAWWGTRRPQSGGRGDPALMASPAVKYLSQEEAQAVDEELFNEYQFSVDQLMELAGLSCATAIAKAYPPKSMSRSPPTVLVICGPGNNGGDGLVCARHLKLFGYQPTIYYPKRPNKPLFGALVTQCQKMDIPFLGEMPPEPMLIDELYELVVDAIFGFSFKGDVREPFRSILSVLSGLTVPIASIDIPSGWDVEKGNSGGIQPDLLISLTAPKKSASHFTGRYHYLGGRFVPPALEKKYQLSLPPYPDTECVYRLQ, encoded by the exons ATGAGGGCCCTGCGGGCGCTGCTGGGGTTCGGTCTGCTGGCCGCCGGTTCGCACCTGCAGCGCGTCCGGGGCCCGGTCGGAGTCTGCCGCGCGAGGCCAGCCTGGTGGGGGACGCGGCGGCCGCAGTCGGGCGGCCGCGGGGACCCGGCGCTCATGGCGAGCCCGGCGGTGAAGTACTTGAG CCAGGAGGAGGCCCAGGCCGTGGACGAGGAGCTGTTCAACGAGTACCAGTTCAGCGTGGACCAGCTGATGGAGCTGGCGGGGCTGAGCTGCGCCACAGCCATAGCCAAG GCCTATCCCCCCAAGTCTATGTCCCGGAGCCCCCCCACGGTCCTGGTCATCTGCGGGCCCGGGAATAACGGAGGAGACGGCCTGGTCTGTGCCCGGCACCTCAAGCTGTTT GGCTACCAGCCAACCATCTATTACCCCAAAAGGCCTAACAAGCCACTCTTCGGTGCACTGGTGACCCAGTGCCAGAAAATGGACATCCCCTTCCTTGGTGAAATGCCCCCGGAG CCCATGCTGATCGACGAACTGTACGAGCTGGTAGTGGATGCCATCTTCGGCTTCAGCTTCAAAGGGGACGTCCGGGAGCCATTCCGGAGCATCCTGAGCGTCCTGAGCGGGCTCACCGTGCCCATTGCGAGTATCGACATTCCTTCAG GATGGGACGTGGAGAAGGGAAATTCTGGAGGGATCCAGCCAGACTTGCTCATCTCCCTGACTGCACCCAAAAAGTCTGCGAGCCACTTCACCGGTCGCTATCACTACCTGGGAGGTCGTTTCGTGCCTCCTGCTCTGGAAAAGAAGTACCAGCTGAGCTTGCCGCCCTACCCTGACACGGAGTGTGTCTACCGTCTGCAGTGA
- the LOC125155540 gene encoding G patch domain-containing protein 4 isoform X2, translating into MACVLPSSLRPTSRFHVGWTSRSCSTVYPNPWPVTATLTSGGEQPDKDVESHSDDDSQGSKPPKILTDEMLLQACEGRTAHKAARLGITMKAKLARLEAQEQAFLAHLKGQDPGTSQLQSESKPRKKKKKKRKQEGEEEATATDGDAGEECPEDPGQSTRRSQKKKRQQREKAVADETGGTAGRGGDGEATGTSELGEWKNGEQTDEPFGKRKKRRHRAEKVGVSGGTGGIGPEQAESGAHAEPGSRREQRRQQQDLGAEATARVAEDSGAQEAASRRHVDGKSRRSKKKRQRPQEEEDVREGEGEGGRAGVSPDGRTRKEKQKKD; encoded by the exons ATGGCCTGTGTTCTGCCATCTTCCCTTCGCCCCACAAGTAGATTTCACGTGGGCTGGACCTCTCGATCCTGTTCCACTGTGTACCCCAACCCTTGGCCCGTG ACGGCCACGCTGACGTCAGGTGGTGAACAGCCAGACAAAGACGTGGAGAGCCACAGTGATGATGACAGCCAGGGGTCCAAGCCTCCAAAGAT tctGACCGATGAGATGCTGCTCCAAGCCTGTGAGGGGCGAACAGCACACAA GGCTGCTCGTCTTGGGATCACGATGAAGGCTAAGCTCGCTCGGTTGGAGGCCCAAGAACAGGCCTTCCTGGCTCATCTCAAAGGCCAGGACCCCGGGACCTCTCAACTACAGTCTGAGAGCAAGCCccgcaaaaagaagaaaaagaaaagaaagcaggaaggggaggaagaggctACGGCAACTGATGGGGATGCAGGAGAGGAGTGCCCAGAGGACCCAGGCCAGAGCACCAGGAGaagccagaagaagaaaaggcaacagCGAGAAAAGGCGGTTGCAGATGAGACAGGGGGCACAGCTGGCAGAGGCGGGGACGGGGAGGCCACAGGAACAAGTGAGCTGGGAGAGTGGAAGAACGGGGAGCAAACGGATGAGCCCTTCGGGAAAAGGAAGAAGCGGCGGCACCGAGCAGAGAAGGTGGGGGTGTCGGGTGGAACAGGAGGCATTGGGCCGGAGCAGGCGGAGAGCGGGGCGCACGCGGAGCCGGGCAGCAGACGCGAGCAGAGGCGGCAGCAGCAAGACTTGGGTGCAGAAGCCACGGCCCGGGTTGCCGAAGACAGCGGGGCCCAGGAGGCAGCAAGCAGAAGGCACGTTGACGGGAAAAGCAGGAGAAGCAAGAAGAAAAGGCAGCggccccaggaggaggaggatgtaagggagggggagggggaggggggcagagctgGAGTCAGCCCTGATGGGAGAacaaggaaggagaaacagaagaaagactGA
- the LOC125155540 gene encoding G patch domain-containing protein 4 isoform X1, which translates to MSVTPEIKSRGMKFAEEQLLKHGWTQGKGLGRKENGITRALRVTLKQDTHGVGHDPAKEFTDHWWNELFNKTAAGLVVETGQDGVRIRHLSKETTRRNRPKPNLLYQKFVKTATLTSGGEQPDKDVESHSDDDSQGSKPPKILTDEMLLQACEGRTAHKAARLGITMKAKLARLEAQEQAFLAHLKGQDPGTSQLQSESKPRKKKKKKRKQEGEEEATATDGDAGEECPEDPGQSTRRSQKKKRQQREKAVADETGGTAGRGGDGEATGTSELGEWKNGEQTDEPFGKRKKRRHRAEKVGVSGGTGGIGPEQAESGAHAEPGSRREQRRQQQDLGAEATARVAEDSGAQEAASRRHVDGKSRRSKKKRQRPQEEEDVREGEGEGGRAGVSPDGRTRKEKQKKD; encoded by the exons ATGAGTGTCACGCCAGAGATTAAGAGTCGTGGGATGAAGTTTGCCGAGGAGCAGCTGCTGAAGCATGGATGGACCCAAG GCAAAGGTCTGGGCCGGAAGGAGAATGGCATCACCCGGGCCCTCAGGGTGACGCTGAAGCAGGACACTCATGGG GTGGGACATGACCCTGCCAAGGAGTTCACGGACCACTGGTGGAATGAGCTCTTCAACAAGACTGCAGCCGGCTTGGTTGTGGAGACTGGGCAG GATGGAGTCCGGATAAGGCATCTTTCTAAGGAGACTACCCGTCGTAATCGTCCCAAGCCCAACTTGCTGTATCAGAAGTTTGTAAAG ACGGCCACGCTGACGTCAGGTGGTGAACAGCCAGACAAAGACGTGGAGAGCCACAGTGATGATGACAGCCAGGGGTCCAAGCCTCCAAAGAT tctGACCGATGAGATGCTGCTCCAAGCCTGTGAGGGGCGAACAGCACACAA GGCTGCTCGTCTTGGGATCACGATGAAGGCTAAGCTCGCTCGGTTGGAGGCCCAAGAACAGGCCTTCCTGGCTCATCTCAAAGGCCAGGACCCCGGGACCTCTCAACTACAGTCTGAGAGCAAGCCccgcaaaaagaagaaaaagaaaagaaagcaggaaggggaggaagaggctACGGCAACTGATGGGGATGCAGGAGAGGAGTGCCCAGAGGACCCAGGCCAGAGCACCAGGAGaagccagaagaagaaaaggcaacagCGAGAAAAGGCGGTTGCAGATGAGACAGGGGGCACAGCTGGCAGAGGCGGGGACGGGGAGGCCACAGGAACAAGTGAGCTGGGAGAGTGGAAGAACGGGGAGCAAACGGATGAGCCCTTCGGGAAAAGGAAGAAGCGGCGGCACCGAGCAGAGAAGGTGGGGGTGTCGGGTGGAACAGGAGGCATTGGGCCGGAGCAGGCGGAGAGCGGGGCGCACGCGGAGCCGGGCAGCAGACGCGAGCAGAGGCGGCAGCAGCAAGACTTGGGTGCAGAAGCCACGGCCCGGGTTGCCGAAGACAGCGGGGCCCAGGAGGCAGCAAGCAGAAGGCACGTTGACGGGAAAAGCAGGAGAAGCAAGAAGAAAAGGCAGCggccccaggaggaggaggatgtaagggagggggagggggaggggggcagagctgGAGTCAGCCCTGATGGGAGAacaaggaaggagaaacagaagaaagactGA